Proteins co-encoded in one Heterodontus francisci isolate sHetFra1 unplaced genomic scaffold, sHetFra1.hap1 HAP1_SCAFFOLD_1203, whole genome shotgun sequence genomic window:
- the LOC137361931 gene encoding serine-rich adhesin for platelets-like — translation VFSFSLSLILPVSHSPCLSLSLSLPLPVSPSPCLSLSLALPLPGSPSPWLSLSLALPLPGSPSPWLSLSLALPLPGSPSPWLSFSLALILPGSHSPWLSFSLALILPGSHSPWLSFSLALTLPGSHSPWLSLSLALTLPGSHSPWLSLSLALTLPGSHSPCLSLSLSLTLPVSHSPWLSLSLALTLPGSPSPCLSLSLALPLPGSHFLLFICC, via the coding sequence GTCTTCTCATTCTCCCTGTCTCTCATTCTCCCTGTCTCTcattctccctgtctctccctctccctgtctctccctctccctgtctctccctctccctgtctctccctctccctggctcTCCCTCTCCCTGGCTCTCCCTCTCCCTGGCTCTCCCTCTCCCTGGCTCTCCCTCTCCCTGGCTCTCCCTCTCCCTGGCTCTCCCTCTCCCTGGCTCTCCCTCTCCCTGGCTCTCCCTCTCCCTGGCTCTCATTCTCCCTGGCTCTCATTCTCCCTGGCTCTCATTCTCCCTGGCTCTCATTCTCCCTGGCTCTCATTCTCCCTGGCTCTCATTCTCCCTGGCTCTCATTCTCCCTGGCTCTCACTCTCCCTGGCTCTCACTCTCCCTGGCTCTCACTCTCCCTGGCTCTCACTCTCCCTGGCTCTCACTCTCCCTGGCTCTCACTCTCCCTGGCTCTCACTCTCCctggctctcactctccctgtctctcactctccctgtctctcactctccctgtctctcactctccctggctctcactctccctggctctcactctccctggctctccctctccctgtctctccctctccctggctcTCCCTCTCCCTGGCTCTCACTTTCTCCTCTTTATCTGCTGTTAG